In the genome of Flavobacteriales bacterium TMED191, one region contains:
- a CDS encoding fructose-bisphosphate aldolase class I — protein sequence MKDLKLIAQQMTARGKGILAADESTPTCSKRFEALGIESTDLTRNEYRSKLLLSENIENYISGVILFDETFHQNIQGTNTPIPKYLKQKNILTGIKVDTGAKTLSNHNPEKITEGLDDLRDRLTNYKLNGADFAKWRAVITIGENIPSEACLHSNAHALARYASLCQENDIVPIVEPEVLMDGAHGIEKCFHTTEKALKEVFNALKLLNVDLEAIVLKPNMVLPGNSSNERIEDSQIVKMTFDALKKNVPKEVPGIAFLSGGQNSDKAAERLNLLNQLYPNKDWNLTFSYGRALQQDALFCFSKGDVLGLQKALLKRAKMNHLASIGQLFN from the coding sequence ATGAAAGATTTAAAATTAATTGCACAACAAATGACAGCTAGAGGCAAAGGTATTCTTGCTGCAGATGAAAGTACACCAACATGCTCAAAAAGATTTGAGGCATTAGGCATTGAGAGCACTGATTTAACAAGAAATGAATATAGAAGTAAACTACTACTTTCAGAAAACATTGAAAACTATATAAGTGGTGTAATACTATTTGATGAAACATTTCATCAAAATATCCAAGGTACTAACACACCAATTCCTAAGTATCTAAAACAAAAAAATATTTTAACTGGTATAAAAGTTGATACTGGTGCAAAAACACTATCTAATCATAACCCTGAAAAAATAACTGAGGGATTAGATGACCTAAGAGATAGATTAACAAACTATAAGTTAAATGGTGCTGATTTTGCAAAGTGGAGAGCAGTAATAACAATTGGTGAAAATATTCCGTCTGAAGCATGCCTACATTCAAATGCTCATGCACTTGCTAGATATGCTTCGCTTTGCCAAGAAAATGATATTGTACCAATAGTTGAACCTGAAGTATTAATGGATGGAGCACATGGAATAGAAAAATGCTTTCATACAACTGAAAAAGCTTTAAAAGAGGTTTTTAATGCATTAAAACTGCTAAATGTTGACTTGGAAGCAATTGTACTTAAACCAAACATGGTGCTTCCTGGTAATTCATCGAATGAAAGGATAGAAGATAGTCAAATTGTAAAAATGACATTTGATGCACTTAAAAAAAATGTTCCTAAAGAAGTACCTGGTATTGCTTTTCTATCTGGAGGCCAAAACAGTGATAAAGCTGCAGAAAGATTAAATTTACTAAATCAACTGTACCCCAATAAAGACTGGAATTTAACATTTTCTTACGGAAGAGCCTTACAACAAGATGCATTATTTTGCTTTTCAAAAGGTGATGTTTTAGGCCTGCAAAAAGCACTTTTAAAACGAGCTAAAATGAATCATCTTGCTTCAATAGGGCAATTATTTAATTAA
- a CDS encoding acetyl-CoA carboxylase carboxyltransferase subunit beta, whose translation MGWFKRKNQGIFTESKDKKDIPKGLWYKCPQCKKLTPKEEHKKNYWVCTNCDYHSRINSHQYFGILFDNQKYKEINTNLTALDPLAFKDTKSYTDRLDKAYETTNFKEAISTAYGKIEGKNIAIASMNFEFIGGSISSAVGEKICRLIQLAIKKKMPLLIISKSGGARMMEAAFSLMQLAKTSGHLSLLSQEKIPYISLLTDPTFGGATASFSMLGDINIAEPNALIGFAGPRVIKETIGKDLPDGFQKSEFLLEKGFLDFIVHRKELQNKISNFINLVYY comes from the coding sequence ATGGGTTGGTTTAAAAGAAAAAATCAAGGAATTTTTACAGAAAGTAAAGATAAAAAGGACATTCCAAAAGGTCTATGGTATAAATGTCCCCAGTGTAAAAAACTTACTCCAAAAGAAGAGCATAAAAAGAATTACTGGGTATGTACTAATTGTGATTATCACTCGAGAATAAATAGCCATCAATATTTCGGAATACTTTTTGATAATCAAAAATATAAAGAAATCAATACAAACCTAACTGCTCTCGACCCTCTTGCATTCAAAGATACTAAAAGCTATACTGACAGGTTAGATAAAGCATACGAAACAACAAACTTTAAAGAAGCAATCAGTACTGCATATGGAAAAATAGAGGGTAAGAATATTGCAATTGCATCAATGAATTTTGAATTTATTGGAGGCTCTATTAGTTCAGCTGTTGGGGAAAAAATATGTCGTCTTATACAATTAGCTATTAAGAAAAAAATGCCACTTTTAATCATCTCTAAATCTGGTGGAGCAAGAATGATGGAAGCTGCCTTCTCTCTCATGCAATTAGCTAAAACATCAGGACATTTAAGTTTATTAAGTCAAGAAAAAATTCCTTATATATCATTGCTTACTGATCCTACTTTTGGAGGAGCAACTGCATCATTTTCCATGCTAGGTGACATTAATATTGCAGAACCTAATGCACTAATTGGTTTTGCTGGTCCAAGAGTAATTAAAGAAACAATTGGAAAAGACCTCCCAGATGGTTTTCAAAAGTCTGAATTTTTACTAGAAAAAGGATTTTTAGACTTTATTGTTCATCGAAAAGAATTACAGAATAAAATCTCAAACTTTATTAATCTAGTATATTATTGA
- a CDS encoding 30S ribosomal protein S15, with translation MYLDSKKKQAIFKKHGSSEKDTGKSESQIAIFTERINHLTDYLKDNKKDNNTKRSLVLLVGKRRRMLEYLKKKDIERYRSIVKMLKLRK, from the coding sequence ATGTATTTAGATTCTAAAAAGAAACAAGCTATTTTTAAAAAACATGGTTCATCTGAAAAGGACACTGGCAAATCTGAGAGTCAAATTGCCATTTTTACTGAACGTATCAATCATCTAACTGATTATTTAAAAGACAACAAAAAAGATAACAACACTAAAAGATCTTTAGTATTATTAGTAGGAAAAAGACGACGAATGCTAGAATATTTAAAGAAAAAAGATATCGAAAGATATCGATCAATCGTTAAAATGCTGAAATTAAGAAAATAA